The following are encoded in a window of Actinomycetes bacterium genomic DNA:
- the mihF gene encoding integration host factor, actinobacterial type yields the protein MPLPTLTPEQRQQALEKAAEARRKRAELKAQLKSGNLTLATVLDKEGDETVGKMKVASVLESLPGVGKVRARKIMEKLDISASRRVRGLGSKQKDALLSEFSTKK from the coding sequence ATGCCACTGCCCACCCTGACGCCCGAGCAGCGCCAGCAGGCCTTGGAGAAGGCGGCCGAGGCGCGGCGCAAGCGGGCCGAGCTCAAGGCGCAGCTGAAGAGCGGCAACCTGACCCTGGCCACCGTGCTGGACAAGGAAGGCGACGAGACGGTGGGCAAGATGAAAGTTGCCAGCGTGCTCGAGAGCCTGCCAGGCGTCGGCAAGGTGCGCGCCCGCAAGATCATGGAGAAGCTCGACATCTCGGCGTCACGCCGCGTGCGGGGCCTCGGCTCCAAGCAGAAGGACGCCCTGCTGTCCGAGTTCAGCACCAAGAAGTAA
- the gmk gene encoding guanylate kinase → MLAGPSGVGKGAIVARLLAALPDLELSVSATTRHPRPAEDEGRHYYFVDPDLFAKLVASGGFLEWAEIFGHRYGTPREPVERALEQGRDVIVEIDVQGARQVRANTPDASMVFIKPPSLAELERRLRTRGTESEAQIRRRLAKASDELAAEPEFDATVVNDDLETAAREVIDIVNRLRRTIAR, encoded by the coding sequence GTGCTTGCCGGCCCCTCGGGGGTTGGCAAGGGGGCCATCGTGGCCAGGCTCCTGGCTGCACTGCCGGACCTCGAGCTGTCGGTCTCGGCCACCACCCGGCATCCCCGGCCAGCCGAGGACGAGGGCAGGCACTACTATTTCGTGGACCCCGACCTGTTCGCGAAGCTGGTCGCCTCGGGTGGCTTCCTGGAGTGGGCCGAGATCTTCGGCCATCGCTACGGCACGCCACGCGAGCCGGTCGAGCGGGCGCTGGAGCAGGGGCGGGACGTGATCGTCGAGATCGACGTCCAAGGCGCCCGCCAGGTGCGGGCGAACACGCCGGACGCGTCCATGGTGTTCATCAAGCCGCCAAGCCTTGCCGAGCTCGAGCGGCGGCTGCGGACCCGGGGCACCGAGAGCGAGGCGCAGATCCGGCGGCGGCTGGCCAAGGCGTCCGACGAGCTGGCCGCCGAGCCCGAGTTCGACGCCACGGTGGTCAACGACGATCTTGAGACGGCCGCCCGCGAGGTGATCGACATCGTCAACCGCTTGCGGCGTACCATCGCCAGGTAG
- the rpoZ gene encoding DNA-directed RNA polymerase subunit omega, with protein MRSPEERQHVIEPKIDDLLARVDSKYTLVILAAKRARQINGYYSQLGEGIGEFVPPMVDAGPNRKALSVALQELGEDKLNWERPADLAESIK; from the coding sequence ATCCGCAGTCCCGAGGAGCGACAGCACGTGATCGAACCGAAGATCGACGACCTGCTGGCGCGGGTCGACTCCAAGTACACCCTGGTCATCCTGGCCGCCAAGCGGGCCAGGCAGATCAACGGCTACTACTCCCAGCTCGGCGAGGGCATCGGCGAGTTCGTGCCGCCCATGGTCGACGCCGGCCCCAACCGCAAGGCCCTCTCCGTGGCCCTGCAGGAGCTCGGCGAGGACAAGCTCAACTGGGAGCGTCCCGCCGACCTGGCCGAGTCCATCAAGTAG